AAAGAGTGAAAGTATTTTCTCTTCAATTTCACCTGTCATACTCGTTTGATTTTTCTTAACAATTTCAGGCTCAAAGCTACCGTTGCGGTCCCTTGGAACATCTAGCTCAAATGTTCCATGATCACTCTTCATAGTTTTTGAGTTGTAGCCGTTCTTACGGTTTCTATTGAGGTCTTGCGAGAGGTGAGAATCTATCTCAGCCGCAAGAGCGGCTTCTGTGAGTTGTTTGATGAGCGAACCTAATGCTCCATCTGAACCGCCAATACTTTTACCAGCTTTTATATCACGAGCAAATTGCTCTACATCGATTTCTATTTTCATGTGTCATTCCTTGAGTAAATATAATTTTACCCGATTGACACGGAATTATGAACGGTCCCGCCCTTACTACCGTTTTTATTTCTCATTACTCTGAATATATCTTACTGTTTGTTTTACGCTTAAACTAACATACTTCTCTAATCTTGGATACATATCTATAACTGCCTTAAAGTCAATCTCTTTTATGTACTCATTATATACTTTCCTCTCTTCTGCTATTTTTTCTGCAAAATTCAGGTAAATTTTTATTTGAGCCTCATTAAGACCATATAAATCTTCTTCGTCTAATATATCTCTACTTTTAACGGCTGTCCCTAAAAATAGTATCTTTAAATCAGAAGATTTCCGTTCAAATTCCAATTCTTCATCTAAGTTCATATTAATCCTTCGTATAATGCTCAATGTTAGGAAAATAATTTATCATCTCATCATATGTTTTAAATCTTTCTAATGTTTTAATAACTACTTCTAATGGTTCTGAATATATCTTATTATTTGTTTTACGCTTAAATCAACATACTTCTCTAATCTTGGATACATATCTATAACCGCCTTAAAGTCTATCTCATTTATATACTCATTATATACTTTCCGCTCTTCTGCTACTTTTTCTGCAAACTTTAGGTAAATTTTTATTTGAGCCTCATTAAGTTCATATAACTCTACCACTTCTAATATATTTCTTTTTTTAATTGCTGTCTCTAAAAATAGTATCTTTAAATCAGCAGACTTTCTTTCAAATTCTAATTCTTCATCTAAGTTCATATTAATCCTTCGTATAATGCTAAATGTTAGGAAAATTATTTATCATCTCATCATATGTTTTAAATCTTTCTAATGTTTTAACAACTACTTCTAATGGTTCTGAGTACATATCTGGTAAATCAAATTCATTTTCCCCTAATTCAAATGCTAGCTTTTCAACTGGAGGATTAAATTGTTCATTAACACCTTCTTTATTTCCTCTTGCATCTACTTTATACCAGCCATAGTCTTTTAAGTAAATTGCATTTAACCCATGAAGACAATAGATGTCTTTTTTATATTCTGAACAACTTAATCGTTGATAACAAAATCCAGTAGGGATATTATTCGCTCTTAGCAAAGAAGCAAGTAAATGACTTTTTGCATAACACCAGCCAGTTTTATGTTTTAATACATCACTTGCTTTACATGTAGTTATATCGTCTTTAAAATCTCCGGAATGATTTATATTATCTCTAACATATTCAAAGCAATTTTTTGCTATTTCAGTAGCTGTTTTGCAGTTTTTTGACAGATTAGTTGCTAACTTTTGTATTTCTTTATTTGAGTAGTCTATGATACTAGTTTCTTCTAAAAAATTTATCATTTTAATCCTTTTTGTTTATACTAGTTTTAGCTATTTTATATATTCATTATATTTCTTGTCAATGTTATATGATTGTACTTTAGGGTGACTTAGAATATACTGCCAAATTTCTTTTTGTGTTTGAAATGGTTTGTGCTCATATATATTGTCTAGTAATAGTACAACATTCCTTAAATATGGTGGTTTAGAATATTTTCTAATATTTTCGTTTTCACTTTCATTATAATGTTCAATTTGTAGTTCTGAAATAAACCAAAAAAGTGGTCTCCACCAATCATAAAAGAAATCGCAATTTTTAATGACATCTTTAGAAGATTTTTTATTAGATAATAAAATGAAAAAATTTATCAACTCATCTAGTCTAAATCTATCAAATTGTTCTTTACCTACAAAATCATCAAAGCTTATAGCCAATTCATCCTTATAAATTGGCAGTTCTTTGGCTATATCTTCTGTTAATTTTTTTGTTGACACAACAAAAAATCTACTTATCATAAAGTCACTATATGACTTACTTTGTATAGCGGATATAATAATTTTAAATGAAGATGTCTTAATTGTTTGAAAGTTTTCACTGCAGTAGGTTTGATACAATTCTAATATGGCTTTTTCTTTTGATTCATTCGCCATTGCATAGTTTGCTTCTGCAGTTTTAGCAAGTTCTTCTCTTGTCTCTTCTAGCTCGTCTAGTTGCATTTTAATTGTTAGAATAACCCCTCCAAATGCAAGCCCACCAAACAATGCACTTAAACTATCAAACACATCGCCAACAGGCTGGTGTGTCAGATCTCTATAATCAGCAATAAACCAAGCACCAAACCAAATACCAATTATGAATAATGTTACAGAATAGATTAGTTTCTTATAGTTTTTTGATTTCATATCTTTCTTTCCCTTTTTTATATATTATTAGAGCTAATTGTAATAGAATAAGTCTTAATATATAAAAAAGATTAATATAGTTGACACAAGCTGTCATACCACTTTAGTAAAGTTGGTTTAATTTAAATTAATTAAAAAGGAATACTATGGCAATAGTATTAAGTAATGATGAAATTAATAAACTACTTAGTGGTGAAAAGTGGTTAGGTGAAGATGATGATTATACTACATCCTCTGATGAATCTATACAAGATGATTGTGTAGCAAAAGAAGCAGACGATATTATTCATGCATCAGCAAATGGAGACATGAAAAAAGTAAAGCAGTTTCTAGAAATGGAAGCCAATATAGATATGCAAAATGAGTCTGGATATACAGCTCTTATGATGGCTTCAAAATATGGACATAAAGATATTGTTTCTTTACTTTTAGAAGCTGGTGCAGATTTGGAAGTTCAAGTAGATAAAGAGGATTGGTTTTCTGATAAAGCTATTAACTTTGTTTCTTATAGTGCATTTGATATAAAAGAACTTTTTGAAATGGCACAAATACAAAGAAGCTATCTTAAACTAACTAAGGAGTTGTTTGAATTTAATAATCTTAGTGATGCAGAGAAAAAACTGATATTAGAAAAAAATCAATCTAATGAGACGTCAACAGACACAAAAACGAACAATGCTCTTTATTCTTATGAGTTAGAATCATATGATGTACTTAAGGTAAAACTCATAGATATTGCTAAGAATGTTCCTGCGGATGGTATATTGTCTATAGAGACCAGAATTAGCGAAGAAGAAAATCCATTTATAAAAAGACTATATACAATGGCCATAGATGGAATGGAATCAGAATATATACAAGAATTTGCAATTTTAGCGCAAGAATGGCTAAACAAAGTACATCAACGCTCAGGAAAACAAACTGATTACTTATCTAATCTCAATAGAGAGTTAAATATGATTCGTGTATCTGTAATAAGTACGATGCACGGGGAAGGTTCTCAATTATTATCTCAAAAAATAGATGCAACAACGGATATTATTGAGACTTATTATAAGCATTTTAAAGATAAGTTTTCTATAGCTAGTCTTCCAAAAAAATTGCTAAATACAAGAGGTGAATTGCTAGAAGAAATTAATAATTTTAATGAAATTATAAATGGTACTTATAATGAGGCTGGTTTAGAAAATCCAAGTGATTTAGTAGCTAAGCTAGTAAATTATGCTACTCACGCTCGAAAAGATGGTCTACATATTCTTGCTTCAAATAGTGTATATGAAACAAACGAAATATTAAGAGAATTATTACAAAAAATAGGAATGTATTATAAGATTAAGCGTTCACAAGTCATTATTGAAGAAGGCTTAGTAGAAGCACAAAACAAAGGTTTTACTGATCCTGATTTTTTGTTTGAGTATGAGCGAGAATTGACATGTATTGTTATTGGGATAAAAATGATAATAGATGGAAGTGCCCCAAGATCTATAGAAAATATACTATCTCAATTGTATCCTGAGAAGTATATACAAAGTATATTTGAATAGTAAATGAACTTTGTTTGAGAAAAAATTTATTATTTTCTTGAATGCTGGTATGTTTAAGGCTTGATGTATTTATGAGGACAAATCTTTTTCAAGTGAAAGTTGTGGTGTTTGGAAAAATGGTGTTAAAGTTGCTGATGGGTAGTGAAGGTAAAATTTTGCTCTACTAAACTCTTTTTCTGGAGAAAGAGGAACCCAATGACCCTTGTACTGTTCTATTTAGATTAAATTTAGAAAGAAAAGCAGTGAGGAAATAAAAACTAATTTAGCTAATAAATAAAAGCAACCTATTCAAAATCAAACTCTTCCATACATGGGGCACTTCCTTCAGAGACCCTACAATAGTTTGAGCCTTCTTCAAATACCATCATGTATGGTCTGTGAACCATATTTAACTTTTTACCAACTGTTGCGATTTTATCAATAATTTTTTGCTTATCTGTACTTATTTGAATGTTATCTAAATTAATCTGTTTATTATTAACCATTACATTTTCAAGACAAGCTTTTTTATCATCAGATTGATAAATATGCTGTGTTAGCTTATCAGATTCAAACTTAGGGAGACGATACAAAAAAATGTAATAACTATTCATCAATTGCAGCATTTTATCCTCACTGATTTTAGTAATAAGCTTTTTTGAATAAGGGCACATTGGATCAACAAAAATATAAATC
The sequence above is drawn from the Candidatus Sulfurimonas baltica genome and encodes:
- a CDS encoding transglutaminase-like domain-containing protein, producing the protein MINFLEETSIIDYSNKEIQKLATNLSKNCKTATEIAKNCFEYVRDNINHSGDFKDDITTCKASDVLKHKTGWCYAKSHLLASLLRANNIPTGFCYQRLSCSEYKKDIYCLHGLNAIYLKDYGWYKVDARGNKEGVNEQFNPPVEKLAFELGENEFDLPDMYSEPLEVVVKTLERFKTYDEMINNFPNI
- a CDS encoding ankyrin repeat domain-containing protein; protein product: MAIVLSNDEINKLLSGEKWLGEDDDYTTSSDESIQDDCVAKEADDIIHASANGDMKKVKQFLEMEANIDMQNESGYTALMMASKYGHKDIVSLLLEAGADLEVQVDKEDWFSDKAINFVSYSAFDIKELFEMAQIQRSYLKLTKELFEFNNLSDAEKKLILEKNQSNETSTDTKTNNALYSYELESYDVLKVKLIDIAKNVPADGILSIETRISEEENPFIKRLYTMAIDGMESEYIQEFAILAQEWLNKVHQRSGKQTDYLSNLNRELNMIRVSVISTMHGEGSQLLSQKIDATTDIIETYYKHFKDKFSIASLPKKLLNTRGELLEEINNFNEIINGTYNEAGLENPSDLVAKLVNYATHARKDGLHILASNSVYETNEILRELLQKIGMYYKIKRSQVIIEEGLVEAQNKGFTDPDFLFEYERELTCIVIGIKMIIDGSAPRSIENILSQLYPEKYIQSIFE
- a CDS encoding thioredoxin fold domain-containing protein; translation: MKLISIILFLCLNVFAIEKPHDLLDSISDHAIRIGNGNSNKIYIFVDPMCPYSKKLITKISEDKMLQLMNSYYIFLYRLPKFESDKLTQHIYQSDDKKACLENVMVNNKQINLDNIQISTDKQKIIDKIATVGKKLNMVHRPYMMVFEEGSNYCRVSEGSAPCMEEFDFE